Proteins encoded by one window of Arabidopsis thaliana chromosome 2, partial sequence:
- a CDS encoding basic helix-loop-helix (bHLH) DNA-binding superfamily protein (basic helix-loop-helix (bHLH) DNA-binding superfamily protein; FUNCTIONS IN: DNA binding, sequence-specific DNA binding transcription factor activity; INVOLVED IN: regulation of transcription; LOCATED IN: nucleus; EXPRESSED IN: root; CONTAINS InterPro DOMAIN/s: Helix-loop-helix DNA-binding domain (InterPro:IPR001092), Helix-loop-helix DNA-binding (InterPro:IPR011598); BEST Arabidopsis thaliana protein match is: basic helix-loop-helix (bHLH) DNA-binding superfamily protein (TAIR:AT1G05805.1).) — protein MYPPNSSKSTAHDGGGDADTNQYDSAAGATRDFSSLGPQTHHHPPPQRQQQHQQNPNLVGHYLPGEPSSIGFDSNASSSSSLFRHRSSPAGFYDQHLPTDPNGFSLGRPNGGYGGGGEQGPSRLKSELRFSSGSSSHQEHNSLPRISEVEAAAAARNGVASSSMSFGNNRTNNWDNSSSHISFTIDQPGKRSKNSDFFTLETQYSMPQTTLEMATMENLMNIPEDSVPCRARAKRGFATHPRSIAERERRTRISGKLKKLQELVPNMDKQTSYADMLDLAVEHIKGLQHQVESLEKGMERCTCGACKKR, from the exons ATGTACCCTCCTAATTCCTCTAAGTCCACCGCTCATGACGGCGGCGGCGATGCCGACACCAATCAATATGACTCAGCCGCTGGAGCTACCCGTGATTTCTCCTCTCTTGGCCCTCAAACCCACCATCATCCGCCACCGCAGCGGCAGCAGCAGCATCAGCAGAATCCCAACCTCGTCGGCCATTATTTACCGGGCGAGCCATCTTCCATCGGATTCGATTCCAacgcttcttcttcgtcttctttgtTCCGACACAGAAGCTCTCCGGCTGGATTCTACGACCAACATCTTCCCACTGATCCCAACG GTTTTTCTCTAGGACGGCCAAACGGAGGCtacggcggaggaggagagCAAGGGCCGTCGAGGTTGAAGTCGGAGCTGAGATTCTCTAGTGGGAGTAGTAGCCATCAAGAACATAATTCTCTACCGCGAATCTCGGAGGTTGAAGCGGCTGCAGCGGCTAGAAACGGTGTCGCATCAAGTAGTATGAGTTTTGGAAATAATCGTACTAACAATTGGGACAACTCGTCTTCTCATATCAGTTTCACCATTGATCAACCCGGAAAACGGTCCAAGAACTCCGACTTTTTCACCTTAGAAACTCAG TATAGCATGCCGCAAACAACTCTGGAAATGGCGACAATGGAGAACTTGATGAACATCCCAGAGGACTCGGTGCCTTGTAGGGCTAGAGCCAAGCGCGGCTTCGCGACTCACCCACGCAGCATTGCTGAAAGG GAGAGAAGAACGAGGATAAGCGGGAAGCTGAAGAAGCTACAAGAACTTGTGCCTAATATGGACAAG CAAACGAGCTACGCAGATATGTTGGATTTGGCTGTTGAGCATATCAAAGGTCTTCAGCACCAAGTAGAG TCACTGGAAAAGGGAATGGAGAGATGTACTTGTGGGGCATGCAAGAAGCGATGA
- a CDS encoding basic helix-loop-helix (bHLH) DNA-binding superfamily protein (basic helix-loop-helix (bHLH) DNA-binding superfamily protein; FUNCTIONS IN: DNA binding, sequence-specific DNA binding transcription factor activity; INVOLVED IN: regulation of transcription; LOCATED IN: nucleus; EXPRESSED IN: root; CONTAINS InterPro DOMAIN/s: Helix-loop-helix DNA-binding domain (InterPro:IPR001092), Helix-loop-helix DNA-binding (InterPro:IPR011598); BEST Arabidopsis thaliana protein match is: basic helix-loop-helix (bHLH) DNA-binding superfamily protein (TAIR:AT1G05805.1); Has 1572 Blast hits to 1554 proteins in 68 species: Archae - 0; Bacteria - 2; Metazoa - 49; Fungi - 2; Plants - 1505; Viruses - 0; Other Eukaryotes - 14 (source: NCBI BLink).): MEEGTGFSLGRPNGGYGGGGEQGPSRLKSELRFSSGSSSHQEHNSLPRISEVEAAAAARNGVASSSMSFGNNRTNNWDNSSSHISFTIDQPGKRSKNSDFFTLETQYSMPQTTLEMATMENLMNIPEDSVPCRARAKRGFATHPRSIAERERRTRISGKLKKLQELVPNMDKQTSYADMLDLAVEHIKGLQHQVESLEKGMERCTCGACKKR, translated from the exons ATGGAAGAAGGAACAGGTTTTTCTCTAGGACGGCCAAACGGAGGCtacggcggaggaggagagCAAGGGCCGTCGAGGTTGAAGTCGGAGCTGAGATTCTCTAGTGGGAGTAGTAGCCATCAAGAACATAATTCTCTACCGCGAATCTCGGAGGTTGAAGCGGCTGCAGCGGCTAGAAACGGTGTCGCATCAAGTAGTATGAGTTTTGGAAATAATCGTACTAACAATTGGGACAACTCGTCTTCTCATATCAGTTTCACCATTGATCAACCCGGAAAACGGTCCAAGAACTCCGACTTTTTCACCTTAGAAACTCAG TATAGCATGCCGCAAACAACTCTGGAAATGGCGACAATGGAGAACTTGATGAACATCCCAGAGGACTCGGTGCCTTGTAGGGCTAGAGCCAAGCGCGGCTTCGCGACTCACCCACGCAGCATTGCTGAAAGG GAGAGAAGAACGAGGATAAGCGGGAAGCTGAAGAAGCTACAAGAACTTGTGCCTAATATGGACAAG CAAACGAGCTACGCAGATATGTTGGATTTGGCTGTTGAGCATATCAAAGGTCTTCAGCACCAAGTAGAG TCACTGGAAAAGGGAATGGAGAGATGTACTTGTGGGGCATGCAAGAAGCGATGA